The window CACCAAACCTTTCTTGCCTGGAATGTGGAAAGATCAACACCGAAGAAGGTTATATTCTTCTTCGGTCAGTTTGGTAGCACTTAAGACAATGAACACCATAGACTTTATCCCTAAGTCTTCTCCTTAGGGctacattctttataagcaaGTGTGTGGGAAGTTTGGTCATTTTGTAGATGTTTAGGCTTGTTGATAGGTACAAAGGGTTGATTTGGGTGCTGAAGAGTTTTATAAGAAGAAATTTTGGAGTGAGACTCACGTCAATGTTTCCTCCCTTCAagtttttcttattcaaaATGTTTCTCAGTTTTAATTCTTAACTATTGAAGCCTTTGCTAGTAATTTCTGTGGCTCTCGCTAGTTGCCTTTCATATAGCTCAGCGTTGTAGTCTTTCATCCTTAATAAAAATGGTTACTAGGTTTTTACTAAAAGAgaaagacaaaaacaaaagacaaTTTACCTTTTCCTGTATTTCAGGATTTGATGAAAGCCTTTCCAAAATGGAAGCAATCAAACTTGCGGTAGTCAGGCATCCATGAAACATCACACCCATAATATTTCCATATGGTTCTTCATTAGGATTAGCATGATCATTCAGACCATAAAAGAAACCATTATTACGCATCTCAGCAGCAGGACAGGATGGTATATCAAATGCAACCTCCACACCAGTGCTTTTGATTTCATTATGAAGGTTTTGACTATGACAGTGAGAGAAGGGCTTGCAACTTTTTCTATATTGCTGAACAATATCTTGTGTTAGGCATTTCAACTTCACACACAACCGCTGGTACCGCCAGAATCCTTGTTTCCAGAAAGGAGTAACTTTGTAAGAGGCCCAAAAACTGGCATCTTTTGCAATCATCATCAGAAGTTCCTCATAGATGGTTGCCTTAGACCAGCCCAAAAAGGCATCACCAAAAAGTGTGCACCCCAACAATGTAAAAGCTAAATGTTGAGAAACCTTATTACAATCTATGCTTTCTTCGATCATAAGATCTTGTACCCTCCCCACAGAACAATCCACAGCCTTTGCAGGAACAACATTATCTCTCCGAAATGATATTTGATTTAACTTTTCTGCTAACAACTGTCTTCTGTTTTGCACCTGTACTCAAGACAAAGAATAAGATACTCAAACACGCAGTAAGAGTCCAAGACAATTCTAGTCGGTAACATTGCCACGTGAACATTACTTGATAAAGAAAACATGAAGAAAGTTCATTCCACCTTAATATGTTCAAGGCTCCCTGAACTATCACATGGCTACCTACAGCAGCTCCTCTTGACAGAATATGAAACTAGGACTCAATTatacagaaagaaaaaaaaactcaaagacCATATTACTACAGGAGTCCTGTTGATGGGTTTGTAATTCATACTTCGAACACAgagaaaaaagtaaagtaaagcAGAAAATTTTTACTCAGCTTAAACGAATAAGTGACTCAGTCTTTACAAATGTTTTGTACTAATCAAATGATTGAATGATAGCAACCACCTTTTTCTGCTCCCACAAAAATCTCAGTTATATACCATCACATTTATGGCCTTGCAAGAAACTTGATAAAATACAAGAGGGAAAAATACAAGATTTCCTACCTTCTCAAAAGAGGATGCAAAGAGACTTGAACGCCCAAATGCAAATCTGAATACCCTTCCTGTCAAAGGCAATTTATCCTCGGCCTTTAGCAGAATTTCTTTGATAAGAGCTGGCTCCTTTACAGACACTAAAAGCTGCATGGGACCCAACCATAGCTTGACGATTGGTCCATATTGTTTATGAGAGTCATATAACAGATCTGCAGGACAGAAGATTTACGTAATTGCTACGGAAAATATGTGTAGATACCACACCCTTTTGGTATATCAGATTTATGAGGGGGCAAGTAGAAAAGCAAAAGTTTAATAACTAATATAAGCAATTAGAAACAGGTTACAATCTTCACTCCTCGTAGGATTCATCTGGTGGACACACTTGTAAATCAACCCTTACTAAGTTTGTACCAGCAGAATGGCAATCACTCAAAATCTTTGATTGAAGCAGTTTGGAAAGGAAAGTATCCGTTGAAAGTGAATCTGATCCTTTGGGTTCTGTCAAGAGGGCTAAATTATCAATGATTTGATGAATCCAAACTAGAAAGCCATCACTCTACAACCGAATTGGTATTGTCTTTAATGTCCAAGAGTGAAGTGACTGATCTTACTTCCTTAATTGTCATTACATTTGGTAAATTCTGAACTCGGTAGTTACTTCAGAAATTCGATTACAACAATGGATAACCTGTCGTAGTTTATTCTCCCTCTTTTGCTGGCTCCGTTCGAAAGCGATTAGAAGGCTTTTTGGTTTAATTCGGAGCGAACTAGCTACTAAGGATTTTTGTTATTACTCTCCAATACTTCAGAAATTCAATTACAACGATATTACTCCATGGATAACCTATCGTAGTTTATTCTCCCTCTTTTGCTGACTCCGTTCAAAAGCAATTAGAAggtttttttggtttaattcGGAGCGAACTAGCTCCTAAGGATTTTTGTTATTACTCCCCGTATCTACCATATCCTCTCATTAAGACGCGctatttttgttgttctatGAAAGCATTTGTAAATTTCATCTCATCAACtgaatttcatttcttattattattattttttttttaaaaaaaacgaacaataAACAACGTAATTCACATCCTTACTACCAATTtctttgaattcgaacacatGAGTCTTTGATTGCCAATCAGCATCAAAGTACATCTCAAATAGGAATCAGGCTCAATTTTACTAAATCCTATTAAAATTATAGCAGcctaaaaaaatcaattaaaactCAACTTCCTCCACCCTCCTCAATAAAATTCACATCCTCCAGAACCAAACCAAGCAAAAACGCACAAATCACATCCAATCAACAACTCACCAGTGAGATTCCGGCGCGAAATCACCTCGGAGTGGCCGTAGAAAGACGGACAAGGAGGTCCAGGGAGTAGCTTCGCCTTGGACCACAATCTGAAGAGCGCAACAACCTTGTTGATCAGGACCGCAGTGATGGCGATGACAGAGAACCAGAGGAAAGCATTGACTTCGCGAGTGACGAAATCCCTAAGAATCCGGGAATTCTGGTCGGAGTTACAGTTCCGGTAAGACTCCAATCGGAGAAGAATTCCGATGACGTTGACAGGAGTAGTAGTGCCGTCGCATTTCGAGCTCATTTTCTCATCGGTGGAAACGAAATGAGAGGAAAGAGAAGCGAACGAAGCTGAGAGAAACTTCAGAGCTAtctattttgactttttattattgCACCGACGCCGTCGTCTCGATTATGGCGATATTTTAGGATTCGTTTAGATCGCGCCACGTGGATCATAAGGTTCCAAATATCCTCTGTGGGCGAATGTATGGTGGGTTTTTGAGGATTCGTTTAGATCGCGCCACGTGGATGATAAGATTCCAAATAAtagattataataataatataaaaaaaactagggCTTTCTATATGATCAACAACAGATAGTATGGATGTTCTTATTAatgtaaaatttgaaactttacGCCATCTGTGGGGATTGAACCCACGACCACGTGGTTAAAAAGCCACGcactctaccactgagctaagaTGGcttgtttattaaattaaaattttactgtTCTCAGGTTTGACTAACTAGGTTGATAGTTGAATTGTATCACATATTCAACACTTTGGCGttaagagaaaaacaaaactctAGTTACAACGCCATCtgtggggatcgaacccacgaccacgTGGTTAAAAGCCAcgcgctctaccactgagctaagaTGGCttgtttgttaaattaaaattttagtgttCTCGAGTTTGACTAACTAGATTGATAGTTGAATTGTATCACATATTCAACACTTTTAACGgtaagagaaaaacaaaactatcCCTAGAACACCATCTTAGGGGATCAAACCCACGACCACATGGTTAAAAGCCACAcactctaccactgagctaaaATGGCTTGTTCAATACATGGAGATTTAATGTTATCGAGTTTGACTAACTAGATTGTGAGTTGAATTGTATCACTGGGTCGAGagtatattttttgtttcaatcgAGTCATGTTCGAGTTGGACTAGCTAAATTGATAATTGAATTATAGCGtacattttttgtttcaatcgAATTGTGCTCGGGATTGAGTAACTAGATTGATGATTGAATTATAGAACATTCGACGATTAACATAAAATGCGAAACATTATTCATTcgcttaaaaaaaataaaactatcaAATATGCTGTATGTGGGGATTGAACCCACAACCACATAGTTAAAGTTGGATCCGTATGTAAATagaatttcaataataaaattatttaagtcGGCTTAATtttagaactaaaaaaaacttagaacatgcaataaattaatataataatcttgaaattaaataggaaagagttataaaatataatacacAAGTTTTATAGAAATTCgttcaaactcgacctactccactcttCAAGCGCCTtttggaaatttgaataaaaaacttTTTGACTATTTTCTCGAATCATAGCTCATCTACGattctttttacgagttcaagaggaAACTCAATCTTTTATATGACTTAAGATCAAATCGTTATAAGTAGATTTACAAGTTCACCACTCGTAACTATTTTTTCAcattacaataaaaatatttataaagaaaacagataaaggaaagaattataaaaattgggtttaaaaaaaaatacaacaagaataataatttggtaaatcaaaattttactaTCCTTGAGTTTGACTAACTACATTGATAAAAAGTCACACGCCCTAAgctaaaactatatatatatatatatatatattttgttaaatcAAGATTTTACTATTCTCAACAAACAAGACAATAAAAAAGTCGCCGTCtgtggggatcgaacccacgaccacgTGGTTAAAAGCCAcgcgctctaccactgagctaagacggcttttttgttaaatataaagaaacattttatatgaataatattattcgcataaaataaaagcaaaataatttataaacgCCGTCtgtggggatcgaacccacgaccacgTGGTTAAAAGCCAcgcgctctaccactgagctaagacggcttttttgttaaatataaagaaacattttatatgaataatattattcgcataaaataaaagcaaaataatttataaacgCCGTCtgtggggatcgaacccacgaccacgTGGTTAAAAGCCAcgcgctctaccactgagctaagaCGGCTTATTAATTGAAAGGATTTAATTAACTATAAATAGTATGTATCATTATTCTACAATCTATATATTGTATAAATTAGTAAAAGAAACGagaaaatatctttatatatctatttttaagttaattatAACTCGATGGGACACAGCTCTTCGAATTTCCGTTTTGacgttcttttttttcctcatttcGACATGATCAAAGAACATATGACTGATTAGGTACCATTTGAAGTCGGGACCTTCTTTATTTCTatgtttttcagttttttagTCGGGAATCAATCTCCCTACTAACTTCCCGTGTCCATTtagagaaatttaaataaaacaggCGGTTTTTCGAACCCGACTCTTTCAAATAATGTATatgcaaaaattaaaattttaagcaaATTTTGTACTTCGgtcaaatagttaaaatttaaatgttacgAGGGCGACTGTTCACAGTTACACATCAAATCAGCTCCCCATACATattatcaaaaataaatatgcatTTTGTTGGTATCGGCAGTAACTTTAAATCGTTTTAAGTCTTGTTCACTCATCCTATTATCGGGATCTCTCTCACTCGAATGTAGTATCCGTTCATTCACGTACCTCTCAATTATCGGGTATtactcaaaaataattttttttattataaatctCTTTTAagtcaattttaaatattaaaaaaaaataaaaaatgaattttgaataatttaaaacattttttatgacGTATGTTAGTGATATTAAGCccatgttttaattattaaattcattttagtattttttttaaacgtattttaaatataaataaaatatcttaaattaatactttttaaaaaaatttaaacttctaAAATACTCATgaccaaatatttttaattttttaaaaggtttaatattaattttaaaatattattaaaggatttttttttctattttattaatttaacataaaatatatttattggaaATGCTGTTCACTAtcctatttttgtaatttctcatttttatttaaaaattacccaaaattaattaaaaatatttaaaatatttcaaatcgAGCAGCATTAATGacttatattaatttattcgaattataatatttctggaaaaaaaaaaaaaacggaaggaaataataaatattgttttaaaacaaaaggagcGCTTGGCGCCAAAAACCTAACTCAAAATCTGCACTTGCCATATTCGGAACGGAATTTATCTGATTAGGGATCTTCGCCATTTCGTAGATTGAAGAAGTAAATCAGTGGCCGATCGAATCGCAATTTCATCTTTGTAACGCTTGTCCGTTTCAATTTTCGATCGGATTCGCTTTTCTCTAGGTTCCTAAGTTTGATTCTCCTTTTTCACCGATTTGTTTTGCGGCAAATCTACTGGATTTTGGCGTTGGAAATGGAGACGGTTCCTCCCACCACTTGCGGTTCTCTCCTCCGCGAGTTGCAGGTTTTCTTTGTCTCTCTACTCTCAATCATttgatgttatgttatgatttgATAATTGTTTGCTCTTGGAGTTGACGATGTGTAAATTTTACTTTCGTTTGAACTTTCTTGTTCATATGTAAATCATTGAAGTCTGTTGAGGTTCTCTATTATTGATTTGAATAGTTCTGTTGTACGTTAATCACACTCGCTGAGTGTTTATTTTACTTGCTAAGCTTCGTTATCACGTTTGGTATCAAATGAGTTACTTTTGTTCACTTCTCATGGAATGTGGACTCAATTTTACTAGTAAATACAGAGCTGGAACTGACAGTTTTGTGTTCTTGGATTATGTTTAGATTAGTTGACGCTTGATTCTTTGTTGAGATGTAGATTATATGGGATGAAATTGGGGAAAAtgatagtgaaagagataaaATGCTTCTACAACTTGAGCAAGAATGCCTCGATATTTACCGTAGGAAGGTTGAGAGAACGAGAAAGTACAAGGCGGATTTGCTCCAACAGTTAGCAGAAGCAGAAACTGAGATTGCTGGCATTGCATCTGCCCTCGGTGAAGGCTTCTCCTCCTTTTCACGAGTAGGTTCCTGTAGcataataagttttttttttagtcttcAACTTCCATTTTGACCTTTTGATTTgccatttttttcctttcgttTCTGTTGGAGAAGGGAAGGGGCACTCTGAAGGAGCAAGTTGGTGCTATAAAACTTATTCTGGAAGAATTGAGATCAAAGAAACGcgaaaaattaaaggaattTTCAGAAGTTCAATCACAGATTGTCTCCTTATGCTCAGAAATAGCAGGAAATGGTCAGTCTAAAAGTTACGTTGATCCGGAAATTAATGAGCGTGATTTAACAGCAAAGAAGCTGGGAGAACTTAAATTGCACCTCCAAGAACTTCAAACTGAAAAGGTTGCCATCTCGTTTGGAACTTGTTTGttgagtttttcattttttgaagtACGTAAGTTATAAGTTACATGGGATTTTGTATGAGCCAATTCTCTTCATGTTTGCAGCATTTACGTCTACAAAGGGTGAACAGCAATATCAGTCTCATCCACGAGCTATCGGTGGTGATGTCAGTTGATTTCCTGAAGACTGTAAATGAAGTTCACCCAAGCTTGGGTGACCCTAAAAGTGGCCCCTCGAGGTGTATCAGTAATGATACTCTTGCAAAATTGACCGGTGTAATTCATTCTCTAAAACAGAGCAAACAAGAAAGGCTACAGAAGGTTAATTACATAATCAAGCACCTTGTTTGATCTAATTTCATCGTGTTTCTCTTCCTTTGTGTTTATATGATATTCGGTTCACTCGTGAATTTATTCCATCCTAATTTGTCCCCAACCCCACGTACTGTAGCTTAAAGATCTTGGCAAAAAGTTGACGGATCTATGGAATCTCATGGACGCCCCTGCTGATGAGCGAAAAAGATTTGACCATGTTACTCGTTTAATGTCATCTTCTGTTGACGAGGTGTCTGGGAAAGGATGTCTTGCTTTAGACATCATTGAACAGGTTGTGCCATCATTTGACTTATTTTCTGGTGACCTTAGCAAAAGAGTCCGAGGGTATGCAAAATTAACGAATTCTCATGTTGAACAAATGCCaggttgaagttgaagttgagcgattaaatattttgaaaactagCAAGATGAGGGAGCTGATTTTTAAGAGGCAAGCAGAACTTGAAGAAATATATAGAGGGGTCCATATGGATATAGATGGCGATGCTGCTCGAAAGACTCTTACTAGTCTAATTGATTCAGGTTTAAGACTTAttctatcattcaaatttccaaGTTTTTCTGGAATTGTACTAAATCTTGATGGTAGTTTTGTGTCAACCTGTCTTTTTCAGGCACTGTCAATCTTTCTGATCTACTTTCTAGCATGGACGATCAGGTCACTGAAGCTAAAGAGCAGGCTTTAAGTAGGAAGGATATCTTGGACAAGGTAGAGAAATGGCAATTTGCATTGCAGGAGGAAAAGTGGCTCGATGACTATGAAAGGGTACAAAATGCATTTCTTTGTgactatttaccatatatgaATAGCATGTTATGCCAATTGTTATACTTCAATTGCTTATCACATCCATAGAACTTTAGAAGCTGTTTTGTAAAGTCACTCATTGGTGGTCGCGTGGGTTCTTCACTTCTTGTTGCCATGCGGCATGCTCTCACATGGAAAATTCTTCTTTACGTACTTGTGCATGATTTAGCATTCTCTACTTTAATTACTTCGGGATAGAAGTTCTTAATACTTCAACGATAGAAAATTGTTTGTTCATTATCAATCAATCCAGATCCTAGGgggaattgtggagaaaaaatAAGACCCTTAGAGGATTTGAGTGATCAGATGCAGTTGGTATCATCTTTGATTCACGGCCGGCTTAAGTAGCTTCTTTAGATTTAATTATAATCTCACTTTAgattttttaacatttcaaACTTAATTTAAGATAAACAATTTACACAAGAATATGATCTGAGAATATGTGTACTTGTACACATGCAGCGTTTACTTTTCAACATATCTGTTCGTTGCAATGTAAGCTCTAGAAACTGCTGCTAACCCGTGACtgattaaaattagttttttttttctttttttttgccttttttcCCCCTAGGATGACAAACGCTATAACGCGGGAAGAGGAGCTCACAAGAATTTGAAACGAGCCGAGAAAGGAAGAGTGCTGGTCACCAAATTACCTTGTGAGCTTTTCATCATGCCCTTAATTTagcctttttttaaaattaaaatttgaatcatGTTATAATGCTCATGTATGCTATGTTATTTAGAATGGAAAGAAATCATTCATATGTTTATACTGGCATATAATTCTATTTGCCACATaattgaaaacctaatttCTGAAGACTAATAATATTCGAGGACAATGAAATACCAAAATCAAGTTAAACCATACCATCATGAATCCTCGATGCATGTATATTCAGAGGAACAAGACGTACAAAGTTAAACCTTGTTCTTTGATTGCTAAATGTTGCATGCATTTTCAACATCTCTTGTTCCTGATTACGCCGACTTGGTTGTTCAGCGATGGTTGAAAATCTGGCTGCCAAAGTTAAAGCATGGGAATCAGAAAGGGGAATTACTTTCTCGTATGAGAAGGTAAGGAACAGGAAACCGATTTTGGGCTTGAATTGTGCTTGGCTTACTTGTGACCTTGATTTTATATCTTGCAGCTTCCCCTTCTATATACCTTGGAGGAGGACGCAAAGTTGCGGCTGGAGAGAGAAGAGGATAAGCGAAAATCACGGGTACAGATATCGTCTTCTATACCtctaatataatttatcaCCACCCATCAAAAGTACCTGACTGTTTTACAAACTTCTGCTAGCTATTTCATTATCATTGCTAGTTCCATGTGTTGGGGGAGCTTAGAAGTGCCTGGTTGAGTgttgaacaagaacaaaagttAAAACTGAATTATTGATCCAATTGAATAGGGTTTGGTTTGATTTAGTTAGGGACAATCATTTAGTTCTATTCTAAGTAAATGGAATAAAACCGGCAAAAACTTGAACCTAATTCACCTTGTTAAGGCGTAAATCCTCAATTACGGAGTTAGACATTCGAATCTTTCATCTCGATCTtttattgaattgaaaaaaatgaccTCCAACTATATTTGGgatttaacaaatattatgttAAATTGAATTATCATATAGTTCTTAGCTATCAATCTAATCGTTTAGGTTAGTTTTAGAATTTCTATAACAACATGGTGTGAATAAATCGAACCAAATCAAACTAGCTCGATTTAGTTTTCTTACTAGAAATCAAATCAAGTTGTCCAATCCATACCATCCTAATATTAGTTAACACTTAGTATTCTAACTTCAAACAAGTCATTGTGGTAAAAAAACAGGAGCAAAAACGGCTGCAAGAGCAACTTGCATCAGAACAAGAGGCACTGTATGGATCAAAGCCGATAGCTAAGAAACCATTGGGTCAGAGCAACACATTGTTGGGGACTCCCGGGCGGCGGAACGGAACTCCTGGCCGGTATGGGTTTTCCGGCAGCAAAGATCGGAGAGAAAGTGTGAGAGGACCTAACATAATACCAGTCAACTATGTTGCTCTTCCAAAAGATGATTCAGCTTCCAAAGGAGCAGCTTGATGAGCAAGGCCAGGTTATACATTCTAATTCTCATTGTATATCATTCCTTTGCTACTCATCATCAAAGTCATCTCTtgttttacttcttttttcttattttgttgcatttcttattcttattgcATGCTGCAAGGTGGTATTAATCATACTACAT is drawn from Cucurbita pepo subsp. pepo cultivar mu-cu-16 chromosome LG09, ASM280686v2, whole genome shotgun sequence and contains these coding sequences:
- the LOC111801823 gene encoding cytochrome P450 714C3-like; translated protein: MSSKCDGTTTPVNVIGILLRLESYRNCNSDQNSRILRDFVTREVNAFLWFSVIAITAVLINKVVALFRLWSKAKLLPGPPCPSFYGHSEVISRRNLTDLLYDSHKQYGPIVKLWLGPMQLLVSVKEPALIKEILLKAEDKLPLTGRVFRFAFGRSSLFASSFEKVQNRRQLLAEKLNQISFRRDNVVPAKAVDCSVGRVQDLMIEESIDCNKVSQHLAFTLLGCTLFGDAFLGWSKATIYEELLMMIAKDASFWASYKVTPFWKQGFWRYQRLCVKLKCLTQDIVQQYRKSCKPFSHCHSQNLHNEIKSTGVEVAFDIPSCPAAEMRNNGFFYGLNDHANPNEEPYGNIMGVMFHGCLTTASLIASILERLSSNPEIQEKINSELNSARKGSVKDNQKNVDNMPLLLATIYESARLLPAGPLLQRCSLKQDLVLKTGITIPAGTLVVVPVKLVQMDNTSWGSNVNEFNPYRFLSKACNGTDTTQRTSLAGENAEDQGESSFVLNDPTGKIEFLPFGFGARACVGQKFIIQGVATLFASLLANYEIKLQSESKNGSKLSTNPSASQTLPNSKIVFIKRNI
- the LOC111801552 gene encoding 65-kDa microtubule-associated protein 5, which codes for METVPPTTCGSLLRELQIIWDEIGENDSERDKMLLQLEQECLDIYRRKVERTRKYKADLLQQLAEAETEIAGIASALGEGFSSFSRGRGTLKEQVGAIKLILEELRSKKREKLKEFSEVQSQIVSLCSEIAGNGQSKSYVDPEINERDLTAKKLGELKLHLQELQTEKHLRLQRVNSNISLIHELSVVMSVDFLKTVNEVHPSLGDPKSGPSRCISNDTLAKLTGVIHSLKQSKQERLQKLKDLGKKLTDLWNLMDAPADERKRFDHVTRLMSSSVDEVSGKGCLALDIIEQVEVEVERLNILKTSKMRELIFKRQAELEEIYRGVHMDIDGDAARKTLTSLIDSGTVNLSDLLSSMDDQVTEAKEQALSRKDILDKVEKWQFALQEEKWLDDYERDDKRYNAGRGAHKNLKRAEKGRVLVTKLPSMVENLAAKVKAWESERGITFSYEKLPLLYTLEEDAKLRLEREEDKRKSREQKRLQEQLASEQEALYGSKPIAKKPLGQSNTLLGTPGRRNGTPGRYGFSGSKDRRESVRGPNIIPVNYVALPKDDSASKGAA